From a region of the bacterium genome:
- a CDS encoding secondary thiamine-phosphate synthase enzyme YjbQ, with protein MVSKTFEIIVKSTRRKEFIEITPQIERMLKESGITNGIVVLFVPHTTAGITINEHADPSVKSDIEDQLSILVPESKNYKHLEGNADAHIKSVLVGNSLNLLIENGRLLLGTWQGIFFAEFDGPRTRKILMKIVGE; from the coding sequence ATGGTAAGTAAAACCTTTGAAATAATTGTTAAATCTACAAGGAGAAAAGAATTTATTGAAATAACTCCTCAAATAGAAAGAATGCTAAAGGAATCTGGTATAACCAATGGAATTGTGGTGCTTTTTGTCCCCCATACCACTGCGGGAATTACCATCAATGAGCATGCTGATCCATCGGTTAAAAGTGATATTGAAGACCAACTCTCCATACTCGTTCCTGAAAGTAAAAATTACAAACATTTAGAGGGAAATGCTGACGCTCACATCAAATCTGTTTTGGTCGGAAACTCATTAAACCTGTTAATTGAAAACGGAAGACTTTTGTTGGGCACGTGGCAGGGGATATTCTTTGCGGAATTTGATGGACCCCGCACAAGAAAAATTCTCATGAAAATCGTTGGAGAATAA
- the pyrR gene encoding bifunctional pyr operon transcriptional regulator/uracil phosphoribosyltransferase PyrR: protein MVFEKYVLMEEQDIQKTLKRIAHEVVEKVKNIDNLVIVGIKTRGVPLAKIIKEEIDVITGKDIPLGAVDITFYRDDLSMVGEKPQVKGTELPFSVDGKDVILVDDVLYTGRTTRAALDEIMDYGRPASIKLCVLIDRGHRELPICPDFVGKAITTTKSEIVKVKVKEIDGVNQVVICEKNDGK, encoded by the coding sequence ATGGTTTTTGAAAAGTATGTTTTGATGGAAGAACAAGACATTCAGAAAACCCTTAAGAGAATTGCCCATGAGGTTGTTGAAAAAGTAAAAAATATTGATAACCTTGTCATAGTTGGAATTAAAACCCGCGGGGTCCCACTCGCAAAAATTATAAAAGAAGAAATCGATGTAATTACAGGAAAAGACATACCACTCGGCGCCGTTGACATTACCTTCTATAGAGATGACCTCTCCATGGTTGGTGAAAAACCACAGGTAAAAGGGACTGAACTTCCCTTCAGTGTTGATGGAAAAGATGTAATCTTAGTGGATGACGTTTTATATACGGGCAGAACTACAAGGGCAGCCCTTGATGAGATAATGGACTATGGCCGTCCAGCCTCCATCAAGCTCTGCGTCCTCATAGATAGAGGCCACAGAGAGCTTCCTATTTGTCCTGATTTTGTCGGGAAAGCCATAACCACAACAAAAAGTGAAATTGTGAAGGTAAAGGTTAAAGAAATTGATGGTGTAAATCAGGTCGTAATTTGCGAAAAAAATGATGGTAAGTAA
- the ispG gene encoding flavodoxin-dependent (E)-4-hydroxy-3-methylbut-2-enyl-diphosphate synthase, which produces MRRNTRVVRVGSLPLGGEFPIRVQSMTSTRTTDIEATLKQIEALIREDCEIIRISVPDQKSLIAFKEIRKVTKIPLVADIHFNHRLAIGAIEAGADKVRINPGNIGGKEKVKEIVQALKLHGKACRIGVNSGSLEEDLIEKYGGVTPEALVESAVRWVDFFVEQGFYDIVVSVKSSSVKDTIKAYEMLSKKIDFPLHLGVTEAGPLVPGTVKSSIAIGYLLYRGIGDTIRVSLTEDPVYEVRVAWEILKSLDLRYNGPVIISCPTCARTRVNLMELVHQVEEKIKEIKKPLKIAIMGCEVNGPGEARDADIGVAAEPGRGVIFKKGVVVKRVPYEKIVEELINLIKSEGGLND; this is translated from the coding sequence ATGCGAAGAAATACAAGAGTCGTGAGGGTAGGGTCTTTACCTCTTGGTGGAGAATTTCCCATTAGAGTGCAATCTATGACTTCAACCAGAACAACAGATATAGAAGCAACTCTGAAGCAGATTGAGGCCTTAATTAGAGAGGATTGCGAAATAATCAGGATTTCGGTGCCTGATCAAAAGTCTTTGATAGCTTTTAAAGAAATAAGAAAAGTTACCAAGATTCCACTGGTAGCAGACATTCATTTTAATCACAGACTCGCTATTGGTGCCATAGAAGCGGGTGCGGATAAAGTGAGAATAAATCCGGGGAATATAGGGGGCAAGGAAAAGGTAAAAGAAATTGTACAGGCTTTAAAATTACATGGTAAGGCTTGTAGAATTGGGGTTAATTCTGGTTCTCTTGAAGAGGATTTGATAGAGAAATACGGTGGTGTTACCCCTGAAGCACTGGTAGAGAGTGCAGTAAGATGGGTAGATTTTTTTGTAGAACAGGGATTTTATGACATTGTTGTTTCTGTTAAGTCTTCTTCGGTGAAGGATACCATAAAAGCTTATGAAATGCTCTCAAAGAAAATTGATTTTCCACTTCACCTTGGGGTTACTGAAGCCGGTCCTTTGGTTCCGGGGACTGTAAAGTCTTCCATAGCGATAGGATATCTTCTTTACAGAGGTATAGGGGATACTATACGGGTTTCTCTCACAGAGGATCCTGTTTATGAGGTAAGGGTAGCTTGGGAAATATTGAAATCCCTTGATTTAAGATATAATGGGCCAGTGATTATCTCCTGTCCCACCTGTGCACGGACCCGTGTAAATTTAATGGAATTAGTACATCAAGTAGAAGAAAAAATAAAGGAGATTAAAAAGCCATTGAAAATTGCAATAATGGGCTGTGAGGTTAACGGACCTGGCGAAGCCAGGGACGCAGATATTGGAGTAGCTGCAGAACCGGGCAGAGGAGTAATATTTAAGAAAGGTGTAGTTGTGAAAAGGGTTCCTTACGAAAAAATTGTTGAAGAGCTTATAAATTTGATTAAATCGGAAGGAGGGCTCAATGATTAA
- a CDS encoding SLBB domain-containing protein, protein MIKFVLFWALISQGLETQQSGVESSLASELFSEEEYLLGPGDSILVMLKDLSLGYTTSINFGGFMPLMVPYFVKDSVQLRPVSLKRVYNISIKELKDSLKAWYSSILRVNEIDLMVVSPRLLTVLVKGATNTNGPAIVRASQRLTNLLSSGDFICNYDADINRIMIQTPREETLEVDLEKYYMTGELIYNPLLARAKAVFVPRIEKGIVIFGAVKGYPIKMFQKQLIQALGGNFTVSFEANVIKVPCSDSLRVSDVLDRAGGVRSYALLNELYSGKKGKVTFDDYLYVGDTLYVPPFTDKVFVAGEVRNPGYVPYLPGATLETYLSYCGGFTNRAASHRIYVIRANKKVPKSKIGTVQPGDIIFVPEVRLKWFEDYLTLAQVVSSLLITWVTLKSLQ, encoded by the coding sequence ATGATTAAATTTGTCCTTTTTTGGGCTCTAATCTCGCAGGGGTTAGAAACTCAACAGAGTGGCGTTGAAAGCTCTCTTGCTTCTGAACTTTTTTCGGAGGAAGAGTATCTTTTGGGGCCTGGAGATTCAATATTGGTTATGCTAAAAGATCTGTCTTTGGGGTATACCACTTCTATAAACTTTGGCGGTTTTATGCCTCTTATGGTCCCCTATTTTGTGAAAGATTCTGTTCAGTTGAGGCCAGTTTCGTTAAAACGCGTTTACAACATTTCTATTAAGGAGTTAAAGGACAGTTTAAAAGCCTGGTACAGTTCAATATTAAGGGTTAATGAGATAGATTTAATGGTGGTTTCGCCACGCTTACTCACTGTTCTCGTAAAAGGAGCTACTAACACCAATGGTCCTGCTATTGTAAGGGCGTCACAAAGGTTAACAAACCTTCTTTCGAGTGGAGATTTCATTTGTAACTACGATGCTGACATCAACAGGATAATGATTCAGACTCCAAGAGAAGAAACCTTAGAAGTGGACCTTGAAAAGTATTACATGACGGGAGAGTTAATATACAATCCTCTTCTTGCAAGAGCGAAAGCAGTTTTTGTTCCAAGAATAGAGAAAGGCATAGTGATTTTCGGGGCAGTTAAAGGGTACCCGATTAAAATGTTTCAGAAACAGTTGATTCAGGCCCTTGGAGGAAACTTTACTGTATCTTTTGAGGCAAATGTTATTAAGGTTCCCTGTTCTGATAGCTTAAGGGTATCAGACGTTTTGGATAGGGCAGGTGGTGTAAGGTCCTATGCTCTCTTGAATGAGCTTTACAGCGGTAAGAAGGGGAAAGTAACCTTTGATGATTACTTATATGTGGGGGATACTCTTTACGTTCCACCTTTTACCGATAAAGTTTTCGTGGCAGGTGAAGTGAGAAATCCTGGATATGTTCCATATTTACCTGGTGCCACACTGGAAACTTACCTATCCTATTGTGGAGGTTTCACGAACAGAGCTGCTTCTCACAGGATTTATGTTATAAGAGCAAATAAAAAGGTGCCAAAAAGTAAAATAGGTACCGTTCAGCCCGGGGATATAATATTTGTCCCCGAAGTTAGATTAAAGTGGTTTGAGGATTACCTTACGCTGGCCCAAGTTGTTAGTTCTCTTTTAATCACATGGGTTACCCTTAAAAGTCTTCAATAG
- a CDS encoding polysaccharide deacetylase family protein, which yields MLLLLQYHHISPIITFNPGTVQKRIFQNHLKELRKHRFTNLEELDSLCSPKVLERKVLITFDDGYKSVFEHAYPIMNKYGFKGVVFVVTKYIGKISEWEVPLLSSLPHLGREEIKTLHKSGWIIGSHSHGHKDLTTLSAQKLKEEIKTSIETLEDILGNRVYTFSYPFGKFNQKVKDVLVELGIKFAFKSSGKLKFPLDLLEIPRRSIYLTDFSISLKIDTFYNFIEYPKETISNKFAYLSPIYLKLLKTFKGNPCD from the coding sequence ATGCTACTTCTACTTCAGTATCATCACATTTCTCCCATAATTACGTTCAATCCTGGAACTGTTCAGAAAAGGATTTTTCAAAATCACTTAAAAGAGTTGAGAAAGCATAGATTCACCAATTTAGAAGAATTGGACTCTCTGTGTTCCCCTAAGGTTCTTGAAAGAAAGGTGCTAATCACTTTTGATGATGGATATAAAAGTGTATTCGAACACGCATACCCAATTATGAATAAATACGGATTTAAGGGGGTAGTTTTTGTAGTTACAAAGTACATAGGAAAAATAAGTGAATGGGAAGTTCCACTACTCTCTTCTCTGCCTCATCTGGGGCGAGAAGAGATAAAAACATTACATAAAAGCGGATGGATAATAGGCTCCCACTCCCACGGCCATAAAGATCTTACAACTTTATCAGCGCAAAAACTGAAGGAGGAAATTAAAACCTCTATAGAAACACTCGAAGATATATTAGGAAATAGAGTGTATACCTTTTCGTATCCTTTTGGTAAGTTCAACCAGAAAGTTAAAGATGTTTTAGTTGAACTGGGAATTAAATTTGCATTTAAATCCAGCGGGAAATTGAAATTCCCTTTAGACCTTCTTGAGATTCCAAGGAGATCTATCTATTTAACAGATTTCAGTATCTCCTTAAAAATCGATACCTTTTACAACTTTATCGAGTACCCAAAGGAAACTATATCAAATAAATTTGCGTACTTAAGTCCTATTTATTTAAAACTATTGAAGACTTTTAAGGGTAACCCATGTGATTAA